In one Lolium rigidum isolate FL_2022 chromosome 3, APGP_CSIRO_Lrig_0.1, whole genome shotgun sequence genomic region, the following are encoded:
- the LOC124695209 gene encoding uncharacterized protein LOC124695209 produces the protein MAKASLRSTTMLGVSLVALLLLIAVQEAAPGVINYDAMRADHIPGKSELVHPGATANKYTPGCGSLAGCRDGNAKPSEPM, from the coding sequence ATGGCCAAAGCTAGTCTGCGCTCGACGACTATGCTGGGCGTGTCGCTCGTGGCTCTCCTCCTCCTGATCGCCGTCCAAGAGGCCGCCCCCGGAGTAATCAACTACGATGCCATGCGCGCCGACCACATCCCCGGCAAGTCGGAGCTTGTCCACCCCGGTGCCACCGCCAACAAGTACACGCCAGGGTGTGGTTCGCTCGCCGGTTGCAGGGATGGGAACGCCAAGCCATCTGAGCCTATGTAG